In Pseudofrankia saprophytica, one genomic interval encodes:
- a CDS encoding SixA phosphatase family protein, producing MLLRHAKSDWADAETADAERPLSRDGREACKLVAEHVSVERLAPDLILCSSALRTRQTLQRLASALPPEVPVLTEDRLYLAGPDELLARLREVDDGVPSLLLVGHNPGIHALAVGLLPPADRVKIPTFPTGALAVLDLGTRRWAELGPASTRFDSFVTPRSLRHAL from the coding sequence ATGCTGCTGCGCCACGCCAAGTCCGACTGGGCCGACGCGGAGACCGCCGACGCCGAGCGGCCGCTGTCCCGCGACGGCCGGGAGGCCTGCAAGCTCGTCGCCGAGCACGTCAGCGTCGAGCGGCTCGCCCCCGACCTGATCCTGTGCTCGTCGGCGCTGCGCACCCGCCAGACCCTGCAGCGGCTGGCGTCCGCTCTCCCGCCCGAGGTTCCCGTCCTCACCGAGGACCGGCTCTACCTCGCCGGGCCGGACGAGCTGCTCGCCCGGCTGCGCGAGGTCGACGACGGCGTGCCGAGCCTCCTGCTCGTCGGGCACAACCCGGGTATCCACGCGCTGGCCGTGGGCCTGCTCCCGCCGGCCGACCGGGTGAAGATCCCCACCTTCCCGACCGGCGCCCTGGCCGTGCTGGACCTGGGCACCCGGCGGTGGGCCGAGCTCGGCCCGGCCAGCACTCGCTTCGACTCCTTCGTCACCCCGCGCAGCCTGCGCCA
- a CDS encoding WhiB family transcriptional regulator, protein MSAGVPVLPGRDLPPQPFGPGWPAYWRQDAACRDGDPDAFFPPDGRNTKARAAAETRARKICSTCAVRRPCLATAIFRQEEHGVWGGLTSDQRANLIPRGRISAEEALVIADRLLPVVTVAG, encoded by the coding sequence ATGAGCGCCGGCGTCCCTGTCCTTCCCGGTCGTGACCTGCCGCCCCAGCCGTTCGGCCCGGGCTGGCCCGCCTACTGGCGGCAGGACGCCGCCTGCCGCGACGGCGACCCGGACGCGTTCTTCCCGCCGGACGGCCGCAACACCAAGGCCCGCGCCGCCGCCGAGACCCGCGCCCGCAAGATCTGCTCGACCTGTGCCGTACGCCGGCCGTGCCTGGCCACCGCCATCTTCCGCCAGGAGGAGCACGGCGTGTGGGGCGGGCTGACCTCGGACCAGCGCGCCAACCTCATCCCCCGCGGCCGGATCTCCGCCGAGGAGGCCCTCGTGATCGCCGACCGGCTGCTGCCCGTGGTCACCGTCGCCGGCTGA